In the Hordeum vulgare subsp. vulgare chromosome 7H, MorexV3_pseudomolecules_assembly, whole genome shotgun sequence genome, one interval contains:
- the LOC123408724 gene encoding uncharacterized protein LOC123408724 encodes MATARGTGPGRQDEDIRQSRLLTRRINYRRDKLLHDAWEVSELFAPHLAILAFPAAGNPVLFGSPTLHSVLRSFLAGADDGTETAAEAAARVAAMRREAGWFEALVSQEQARLHAVACKVKAAQEEQGREHWWEVDVDALGEAELPEFATALDALRADVLRRLAMLAEARKPPRRQ; translated from the coding sequence ATGGCGACGGCAAGGGGCACCGGGCCGGGGCGGCAGGACGAGGATATCCGCCAGTCCAGGCTGCTAACCAGGAGGATCAACTATCGCCGCGACAAGCTCCTCCACGACGCCTGGGAGGTCTCCGAGCTCTTCGCCCCCCACCTCGCCATCCTCGCCTTCCCCGCCGCTGGCAACCCTGTTCTCTTTGGCAGCCCCACCCTCCACTCCGTCCTCCGCAGCTTCCTCGCTGGTGCCGACGATGGGACCGAGACGGCGGCGGAAGCCGCGGCGCGCGTGGCGGCGATGAGGCGTGAGGCGGGGTGGTTCGAGGCGCTGGTCTCGCAGGAGCAGGCGCGGCTGCACGCCGTCGCGTGCAAGGTCAAGGCGGCGCAGGAGGAACAGGGGAGGGAACACTGGTGGGAGGTGGATGTGGACGCGCTCGGGGAGGCGGAGCTGCCGGAGTTCGCCACGGCGCTCGATGCTCTCAGGGCCGACGTCCTCCGCCGCCTCGCCATGCTGGCCGAAGCCCGGAAGCCACCGCGGCGGCAGTAG